One stretch of Ptiloglossa arizonensis isolate GNS036 chromosome 7, iyPtiAriz1_principal, whole genome shotgun sequence DNA includes these proteins:
- the Nf1 gene encoding neurofibromin 1 isoform X10 — MGTQKPEEWANLLITRFEEQLPCHSGHQTTHSRMNEERNKTCLIQISRYRFSLVISSLTKILQSVNETVPCIGGQRIFHSTDQDRHCYESIIIVLDTLEKCLANQPKDTVKFDEAMNVKFLLREICQFIDIPNDSLQNTHLKNLASKVLFALSLNFFNAVFNRISARLQELAKSGDENADYSDIELIQHINVDVYRLTRLLNETIQKFKQLKKSAHIVLINSLEKAIWNWMDTYPHEFADLQKKPNEDLGKACEELFDILDTFADIKKGRAAAVWPLQIMLLVLSPKVLKEIVNADSGAPCSPKHLKKKQFIDSVKRGLGMHGSSSRQLVEAAAVTCIKLCKASTYINNLDSNNVIFTLVQHVMNDLMALLFNPGKLFSRGQSYVAQDIDLMIDCFVSCFRIKPHNNEVLKVCLNLTFPSTYQFVLVSSLYRIVTQPRLPWWPQIDFLYSRSTELRNMFTDILNKVTQSYISHTPLRMIQSLTLKGKEQNKYRDRGEEISSYRNLLLWMVKLIHADPMLLLNNQGKAGHEIQSSTLELINGLVSLIHQPTMPDIAYEAMEALLVLHHPDKIKAWNPEAPINTFWDVSSQVLFSISQKLIQHQIVNYTCILKWIREILICRNAFLAQHKDYANVGSQIAICKQAHIKLEVVFFMYLWSINMEAVLVSMSCFALLCEEAEIRCGSDEVAVTCLLPNYHLYLELAQASTVLITDLVTITASGESKICYHDHNHGRAALQERIMALLRKIEHCVNGVQPAWEETFRNWEVTSRQLVNYPKSKMEDGQMEFCRSTGKRRASHQNSEHELEEQINEWANMTGFLCALGGVCLQKRYPNRPLSGMPPNPESKKSSTKQQEPASCLSNPSQEVQYCTQFVFNLLRLLICNNEKFGNQIQKHVKELVGHEMSPALYPILFDQIKSIVEKFFNQEGQVIVMDVNTQFIEHIIFIMKNILDSKSDQPSEYLGMTSIEGMMLAIVRYVRHLDMTVNSIHIKTKLCQLVEAMMKRRDDLAFRQEMKFRNKLVEYLTDWVMGATHQITPPTTGDITVYTRDLDQACMEAVGALLRGLPLQPEESDRGDLMEAKSQLFLKYFTLFMNLLNDCNEAATEEKEIVSQQPRLTSGKLSTLRNATIQAMSNLLSANIDSGLMHSLSLGYNPDLQTRAAFMEVLTKILQQGTEFDTLAETVLADRFEQLVQLVTMISDKGELPIAMALANVVTTNQMDELARVFVTLFDAKHLLSPLLWNMFYREVEVSDCMQTLFRGNSLGSKIMAFCFKIYGASYLQNLLEPLITPLLDDPTTGFEVDSARIDTNEDIEQNGRNLIALTQKVFDAIVSSADRFPPQLRSMCHCLYQVLSKRFPQCPQNNIGAVGTVIFLRFINPAIVSPQEMGIVNKPVPPQVKRGLMLMSKILQNIANHVEFSKEQHMLPFNDFLRAHFEIGRRFFIQIASDCETVDQASHPMSFVSDANVLALHRLLWNHQERIGDYLSSSRDHKAVGRRPFDKMATLLAYLGPPEHKPVDSHLLFSSSYAPWSSIDMSSTNFEEIMVKHNMHEKEEFKSIKNLNIFYQAGTSKQGYPVFYYIARRYKIDDTNGDLLIYHVILTLKPFCHSPFELVIDFTHTCSENRFRTEFLQKWFYVLPKVAYEKIHAAYIYNCNSWVREYTKFHDRILAPLKNNKKVVFLDGPGRLNDVIDIDQQKLPGATLSLDEDLKVFNSALKLSHKETKVSVKVGPTAIQITSAERCKVLSHSVFLNDVYYASEIEKVFLLDDNQFTLTISNETGPLSFIHNDRDSIVQAIIHIRNRWALSQPESVSVHPKIRPKHVPGTLLNMALLNLGSSDPNLRTAAYNQLCALTATFDLKIEGQLLETSGLCIPSNNTIFIKNLSETLAAKDPHLTLEFLEECIQGFRLSSIELKHLCLEYMTPWLNNLERFYKPNDGGGKRQKQVTKILEKLITLTIEEVEMYPSIQAKIWSTIGRLPDLIDTVLDNFIQRSVSFGLGSPTVEIMADTAVALASGNVQLVAKKVIGRLCRVVDKTCTSPTPLLEQHTRWDDIAILARYLLMLSFNNCLDVGKHLPYLFHTVTFLVCSGSLSMRASTHGLVINSIHSLCTCSSPSFSEDTYRILRMSLDEFSLPKFYLLFGISKVKSAAGTAFRSSYRHSNEKWFSNERSVTGTHDKERLLLTSLEIITDALLEIMEACMRDIPQCDWLKTWTFLARNFAFCFNPALQPRALIVFGCISKSITDQDMKQLLRILVKALESFNDIILLEAIIMCLTRLQPLLRPESPIHRYLFWVATSVLQLDEASLYACGLALLEQNLHTLDSQGTFDDKTLEHVMMSTREPLEWRFKQLDQAVGLSFKSNFHFALVGHLLKGYRHPTPTTVTRTARVLTMLLGIVAKPFRRDKFEVTPESVAYLAALVSVSEEVRSRCHIRHSVAKNAESGSTDCLDSLLPHNTDTSNATSSNPTNRRQKSWDLLDQSALTQARQQKQYSTHQILQIHQSLKQ; from the exons ATGGGCACGCAAAAGCCGGAAGAATGGGCGAATTTGCTGATTACACGTTTCGAGGAACAG TTGCCATGTCACAGTGGTCATCAAACCACCCATTCTCGtatgaacgaagaaaggaacaaaacATGCTTGATACAAATATCCCGTTACCGTTTCTCCCTTGTAATATCCAGTCTCACTAAGATACTCCAAAGTGTTAATGAAACGGTACCATGTATTGGGGGTCAGCGTATATTTCATAGTACAGATCAAGATCGGCATTGTTATGaatctattattattgttttggACACTTTGGAAAAGTGTCTTGCAAATCAACCAAAAGACACAGTTAAATTTGACGAGGCTATGAATGTAAAGTTTTTACTTAGAGAAATATGCCAATTTATAG ATATACCAAATGATAGTCTTCAAAACactcatttaaaaaatttggcaAGTAAAGTGTTGTTTGCTTTGAGCTTAAACTTTTTTAATGCTGTATTTAATAGAATATCAGCCAGGCTTCAAGAACTAGCAAAATCTGGTGATGAGAATGCTGATTATAGTGACATTGAATTAATTCAGCATATTAATGTGGATGTTTACAGACTAACAAGGCTTTTAAATG AGacgatacaaaaatttaaaCAGCTCAAAAAATCAGCACACATAGTTCTTATAAATTCTTTGGAAAAAGCAATTTGGAATTGGATGGATACTTATCCACATGAATTTGCTGATCTTCAAAAGAAACCTAATGAGGACTTGGGAAAAGCATGTGAAGAATTGTTTGATATTCTTGATACGTTTGCAGACATTAAAAAGGGAAGAGCTGCAGCTGTTTGGCCTTTACAAATTATGCTCCTTGTACTTTCACCAAAAGTTTTGAAGGAAATAGTAAATGCTGATTCTGGTGCTCCTTGTTCACCGaaacatttaaagaaaaaacaatttattgACAGTGTTAAACGAGGCCTAGGAATGCATGGCAGCTCCAGCAGACAATTAGTAGAAGCTGCAGCAGTCACATGCATTAAACTTTGTAAAGCATCAACTTATATAAATAATCTGGATTCGAACAACGTTATTTTTACACTTGTTCAACATGTAATGAATGATTTGATGGCACTACTTTTTAATCCAGGAAAACTATTTTCTCGTGGTCAGAGCTACGTTGCCCAAGACATCGATCTAATGATAGACTGTTTTGTTAGCTGTTTTCGCATTAAACCTCACAACAACGAAGTACTTAAAGTTTGTTTGAACCTCACTTTTCCATCGACATACCAATTTGTCTTGGTTAGCTCATTATACAG aattgtAACTCAACCAAGACTGCCATGGTGGCCTCAAATAGATTTTCTGTATTCACGTAGTACAGAACTTAGAAATATGTTTactgatattttaaataaagtcaCACAGAGTTACATATCACATACACCATTGCGAATGATTCAAAGTTTGACGCTCAAAGGTAAAGAACAGAATAAGTACAGGGACCGAGGGGAAGAAATATCGAGTTATAGAAATTTACTCTTATGGATGGTAAAACTTATTCATGCTGATCCTATGTTATTGCTGAAT AATCAAGGGAAAGCTGGTCATGAAATACAAAGTTCAACATTAGAATTAATTAATGGTTTAGTTTCTTTAATTCATCAACCAACGATGCCAGATATAGCATATGAAGCAATGGAAGCATTATTAGTATTACATCATCCAGATAAAATAAAAGCATGGAATCCAGAAGCGCCAATTAATACCTTTTGGGATGTTAGTTCacaagttctcttctcaatttcTCAAAAATTGATCCAACATCAAATTGTTAATTATACTTGTATATTAAAATGGATTAGAGAAATACTGATTTGTAGAAATGCTTTTCTAGCACAACATAAGGATTATGCGAATGTGGGCAGCCAAATCGCCATTTGTAAGCAGGCACACATTAAACTAGag GTTGTATTTTTCATGTACTTGTGGAGTATAAATATGGAAGCAGTTTTAGTATCAATGTCTTGTTTTGCACTGTTATGTGAAGAAGCAGAAATACGTTGCGGTAGTGATGAAGTAGCAGTAACTTGTTTACTTCCTAACTATCATTTATATCTTGAATTGGCGCAAGCTTCTACTGTGTTAATCACTG ACCTTGTTACCATAACAGCCAGCGGGGAAAGTAAGATATGTTATCACGATCATAATCATG GGCGCGCTGCTTTACAAGAAAGAATTATGGCCTTATTGAGGAAGATAGAGCATTGTGTGAATGGTGTACAGCCT GCATGGGAAGAAACCTTTCGAAATTGGGAAGTGACTTCTCGGCAGTTAGTGAATTATCCTAAATCTAAGATGGAAGATGGTCAGATGGAATTTTGTCGAAGCACAGGAAAGCGTAGAGCATCGCATCAAAATTCAGAACATGAATTAGAAGAACAAATTAATGAGTGGGCAAATATGACAGGGTTTCTCTGTGCTCTAGGCGGTGTGTGTTTACAAAAACGTTATCCAAATAGACCATTATCAGGCATGCCTCCAAATCCAGAATCAAAGAAAAGTTCTACAAAACAGCAGGAGCCTGCATCTTGTTTATCAAATCCAAGCCAAGAAGTGCAATATTGTACacaatttgtttttaatttattgCGCTTGCTAATTTGCAACaatgaaaaatttggaaaccaAATTCAGAAACACGTTAAAGAATTAGTAGGCCATGAAATGAGTCCTGCATTGTATCCAATACTTTTTGATCAGATCAAAAGCATCGTCGAAAAATTCTTTAATCAAGAAGGACAAGTCATAGTAATGGATGTTAATACTCAATTTATCGagcatataatatttataatgaaaaatatattggaTTCGAAGTCAGATCAACCTTCTGAATATCTTGGAATGACCAGTATAGAAGGGATGATGTTAGCAATTGTCAGATATGTTAGACATTTGGACATGACTGTAAATTCTATACATATTAAAACAAAGCTATGCCAACTTGTAGAAGCAATGATGAAAAGGCGAGATGATTTAGCTTTTCGACAAGAAATGAAGTTTAGAAATAAACTTGTGGAATATTTAACTGATTGGGTGATGGGTGCTACTCATCAAATTACTCCGCCAACTACTGGAGACATAACTGTTTATACTCG ggATTTAGATCAAGCTTGTATGGAAGCAGTCGGAGCATTATTACGAGGTCTTCCTCTTCAACCTGAAGAGTCTGATCGTGGCGATTTAATGGAAGCTAAAtctcaattatttttaaaatattttactcttttcatgaatttattaaatgattgtaatgaaGCAGCCACTGAAGAAAAGGAGATAGTATCTCAGCAACCACGTTTAACTAGTGGTAAATTATCGACATTGCGTAATGCTACCATACAAGCAATGAGTAATCTTCTCAGTGCAAATATTGATAGTGGTTTGATGCATTCATTAA gTTTAGGCTATAATCCAGATTTACAAACACGAGCAGCATTCATGGAAGTTCTTACCAAAATCCTTCAGCAAGGAACAGAATTTGATACATTAGCGGAAACAGTATTAGCTGATAGATTTGAGCAGTTAGTTCAACTTGTTACAATGATTAGCGACAAaggagaattacctattgcaatGGCTTTAGCTAATGTTGTAACAACAAATCAAATGGATGAATTAGCTCGAGTTTTTGTAACATTGTTTGATGCAAAACACTTGCTATCACCTCTTTTATGGAATATGTTTTATCGTGAAGTTGAAGTTTCCGATTGTATGCAAACGCTATTCCGAGGAAATAGTCTTGGAAGCAAAATTATGGCATTCTGTTTTAAAATTTATGGTGCAAGTTATTTACAAAATCTATTAGAGCCTCTAATTACACCTCTACTAGATGACCCTACGACTGGTTTTGAAGTTGATAGTGCAAGGATAGATACCAATGAAGATATAGAACAAAATGGGCGCAATTTAATAGCGTTAACTCAAAAAGTATTTGATGCTATAGTATCTTCAGCTGATCG ATTTCCACCACAATTGAGATCAATGTGTCATTGTTTGTATCAAGTACTCAGTAAAAGATTTCCACAATGTCCACAAAATAATATTGGAGCTGTAGGAACTGTAATATTTTTGCGATTTATTAATCCAGCTATTGTTTCACCTCAAGAAATGGGAATTGTGAATAAACCTGTACCTCCTCAAGTTAAAAGAGGTCTTATGCTAATGTCTAAAATACTTCAAAATATTGCAAATCATGTGGAATTTAGTAAAGAGCAACACATGTTACCCTTCAATGATTTTTTACGAGCACACTTTGAAATTGGAAGAAGATTTTTCATACAGATAGCATCAGACTGTGAAACAGTAGATCAAGCCAGTCATCCAATGTCATTTGTATCAGATGCTAATGTTTTAGCATTACACAGATTACTTTGGAATCATCAGGAACGAATTGGTGACTATCTTAGTAGTAGCAGAGATCATAAAGCAGTAGGTAGACGACCTTTCGATAAAATGGCCACATTGTTGGCCTACCTTGGACCTCCAGAACACAAACCAGTAGATTCACA TTTACTCTTTTCCTCATCTTATGCTCCATGGTCAAGCATTGATATGTCTTCAactaattttgaagaaattatggTGAAACACAATATGcatgaaaaagaagaatttaagaGCAtcaagaatttaaatattttctaccaAGCAGGTACTAGCAAACAAGGATATCCAGTGTTTTATTATATTGCCAGACGTTATAA GATTGATGATACGAATGGTGATTTGTTGATATATCACGTTATTCTCACATTAAAACCATTTTGTCATTCTCCGTTTGAATTGGTTATCGATTTTACCCACACGTGTTCAGAGAATCGATTTAGAACAGAATTTCTACAGAAATGGTTTTACGTGTTACCTAAAGTCGCGTAtgaaaaaattcatgctgcatacATTTACAATTGCAATAGTTGGGTGAGAGAATATACAAAGTTCCATGATAGAATTTTGGCAccattaaaaaataacaaaaaagtaGTCTTCCTTGATGGGCCGGGCCGTTTAAACGATGTGATTGACATTGACCAACAAAAATTGCCTGGTGCTACACTTTCTCTTGACGAAGACTTAAAGGTATTTAACAGTGCTCTGAAACTTTCCCACAAGGAAACTAAGGTATCCGTAAAAGTTGGACCAACTGCTATACAAATTACCTCGGCAGAGAGATGTAAAGTATTATCGCATTCCGTTTTCTTAAATGATGTTTATTATGCATCGGAAATAGAAAAAGTTTTTTTACTAGATGACAATCAATTCACTTTGACCATTTCAAATGAAACTGGCCCATTATCTTTTATTCATAATGACCGTGATAGTATCGTTCAGGCTATAATTCATATAAGAAATCGATGGGCACTGTCGCAACCAGAATCTGTATCTGTTCATCCAAAGATTAGACCTAAACATGTACCTGGCACATTATTGAACATGGCATTATTAAATCTTGGTAGTTCGGATCCAAATTTAAGAACAGCAGCATATAATCAATTATGTGCTTTAACTGCGacttttgatttaaaaattgaagGGCAACTCTTGGAAACATCTGGACTTTGCATACCAtcaaataatacaatattcATCAAAAATCTGAGCGAAACTTTAGCCGCGAAAGATCCGCACCTCACGCTAGAATTTTTAGAGGAATGCATCCAAGGGTTCAGATTGTCGAGCATTGAGTTAAAACATCTCTGTTTAGAGTATATGACTCCATGGTTAAATAATCTTGAACGATTCTACAAACCAAATGATGGAGGAGGGAAACGTCAGAAGCAAGTTACAAAAATTTTAGAGAAGTTAATTACGCTAACCATTGAAGAAGTAGAAATGTATCCAAGTATACAAGCCAAAATATGGAGCACGATTGGAAGGTTGCCAGATTTGATAGATACAGTTCTggataattttattcaacgtaGTGTCAGCTTCGGACTTGGTTCTCCAACAGTTGAAATAATGGCTGATACAGCAGTAGCCCTGGCCTCTGGAAATGTTCAGTTAGTGGCAAAGAAAGTAATAGGAAGACTTTGTCGAGTTGTAGATAAAACTTGTACGTCTCCGACGCCACTATTAGAACAACATACCAGATGGGATGATATAGCCATTCTGGCAAGATATTTATTGATGTTGTCCTTTAATAACTGTCTGGATGTAGGAAAACATCTACCCTATTTGTTTCATACAGTAACATTTCTCGTTTGCTCTGGAAGTCTAAGTATGCGCGCATCCACTCATGGTTTAGTTATCAATAGCATTCACTCACTCTGTACTTGTAGCTCCCCTTCGTTTTCAGAAGATACTTACAGAATATTGCGAATGAGTTTGGATGAATTTTCTCttccaaaattttatttactttttggtATTAGTAAAGTGAAGTCTGCTGCGGGTACAGCATTTAGATCTAGTTATAGACATTCGAATGAGAAATGGTTTAGCAACGAGCGTAGTGTTACAGGAACGCATGATAAAGAAAGACTCTTGTTAACCAGTTTAGAAATTATTACGGATGCTCTCCTTGAAATTATGGAGGCTTGCATGCGAGACATTCCACAATGTGATTGGTTGAAAACCTGGACATTTTTGGCAAGAAATTTTGCTTTTTGCTTTAACCCAGCTCTTCAGCCAAGAGCTTTGATTGTTTTTGGATGTATCAGTAAAAGTATAACTGATCAAGATATGAAGCAGTTACTAAGAATATTAGTGAAAGCGCTTGAGAGTTTTAATGATATTATATTGCTTGAAGCAATTATTATGTGCCTCACTCGACTACAACCATTGCTTAGACCC GAATCTCCTATACATCGATATTTATTTTGGGTCGCAACATCTGTCCTTCAATTGGATGAAGCATCTTTATATGCATGTGGTTTGGCTCTTCTTGAGCAGAATTTACATACGTTAGATTCTCAAGGAACTTTTGATGATAAG ACTTTGGAACACGTTATGATGTCGACACGAGAGCCTTTAGAATGGCGCTTCAAACAACTGGATCAGGCTGTAGGACTCTCATTTAAGTCTAATTTTCATTTTGCATTGGTTGGACATCTTTTAAAAGGATATAGGCATCCCACACCAACCACTGTAACAAGAACAGCTAGAGTACTCACTATGTTATTAGGTATTGTAGCTAAACCATTCAGAAGAGACAAATTTGAAGTAACACCAGAAAGCGTAGCTTACTTAGCTG caTTGGTATCCGTATCTGAAGAAGTGCGAAGTAGATGTCACATTAGACATTCAGTTGCCAAAAATGCAGAATCTGGTAGTACAGACTGTCTTGATAGTTTGCTTCCACATAATACA